Within the Paracoccus everestensis genome, the region TCGCGATTTCCGCGACGCCTTGCAACAACAGGCCCGCGACCACGATGGCCGCGTCGCGATCCTGACCCCCGGCCCCATGAACGAGACCTATTTCGAACACGCCTATATCGCCCGCTATCTGGGGTTCACGTTGCTGGAAGGGGACGACCTCTGCGTGGCGGATGACCGGCTGATGGTGCGCACCGTTCAGGGGATGCGCCAGGTCGATGTGCTGTGGCGCCGGCTGGACGGGCAATATGCCGATCCGCTGGAACTGGACGCGGCGTCCAGGATCGGCACCCCCGGCATGGCCGCCGCGCTGCGGGCGGGCACGGTGACGATGGTCAATGCGCTGGGATCCGGCATTCTGGAAACTCGCGCCTTGATGGCATTCCTGCCGCAGCTTGCGCCCGAACTGGTCCGCGCGCCACTGGCCATGCCCAATATCGCGACCTGGTGGTGCGGCACCCCGTCGGCGCGGGCGGCGGTGCGGGCCAGCCCCCGCCGGATGGTGCTGGCCGATGCCCTGACCACGCGTCCGCCCTTTGACCCGGCGGATGACCTGATCCGCGCCATCACCCTGTCGCCCCAGGCCCTTGACCGCCGATTGTCGCAACAGGGCGCCGACCTGGTCGCGCAAGAGGCCGTGACCCTGTCCACCACCCCTGCCCTTGTGGCTGGCCGGCTGGTGCCGCGCCCGATGACGCTGCGCGTCTATCTGGCCCGGACCGCCGATGGCTGGGCGGTGATGCCGGGCGGATTTGCGCGGATCGGGGCGGGACCGGACGCATCGGCCATCGCCATGCAGGAAGGCGGGGCCGCGGCGGATGTCTGGGTCGTGGGCCGCGACCCGGTGCCCGTGATCACCCTGGCCCGCCATGCCAGTTCCGCAGACAAGCGCATGATCCCCGGCGGCCTGCCTGCGCGGGCGGCCGACAACCTGTTCTGGCTGGGCCGCTATGCCGAACGGGCCGAAGGCATCGTGCGCCTGATGCGGGCCTATCATATGCGTTTGGCGGAATCGGGCACGGCGGGCGCGCAACTGCTGGAGGGCTTCGATCCGTTGTTCCGGCAGATGGGCATCGACGCCAAGGCCCCGATCCCGCAACGGCTGCTGGACAGCCTGGCCGCTGCCATCGGCAGCGCCAGCAGCGTGCGCGACCGCTTTTCCCCCGATGCCTGGTCGGCGCTGCACGACATCGACCGCAGCGCCCGGCGGATGGCCCCCCGGGTCGCGCCCGGCGACGACGCGGCCCGCGCGCTGTCCGCGCTGCTGCGCAAGCTGGCTGGGATTTCCGGCCTGGTGCATGAGAATATGTACCGCTTCGTCGGCTGGCGGTTCCTGACCATCGGGCGGCTGCACGAACGCGCCATGGGCACGGCGGCGGCCCTGGCGGTGTTGTGCGATCCCGATGCCCCCGAAGGCGCCCTGGATCTGGCGATCGAGATCGGCGACAGCGTGCTGACTCATCGGCGGCGCTTTGCCCTGGACGCGTCCCGCACAACGGTCATCGACCTTCTGGCGCTGGATCCGCTGAACCCGCGCGCGCTGCGCCACCAGATCGACGGGCTGCGCGAACAGGTGGACACGCTGCCCGCCGCCAATGACCACGGTGCGCTGTCCCCGCTGGCCCGCGAAGTGCTGCGCCTGCACGCCGACCTGGCAACCGCCGATCCCGACAGCCTGACGACCCCTGCGCTGTGGTCCTTGCGCGGCCGCATCGCGGGGCTGTCGGACCTGCTGACCAAGGCCTATTTCCCCTGATGCTGTATCGCCTGCGCCTGTCCATCCGTTACGACTTTGCCCGGCCGACGGGGGCGGGGCGGCAGCTTTTGCGCATCACCCCCGCCGACCTGCCGGGCTGGCAAGAGGTGCAGCAGACCGCCATCACCATTACCCCGCAGCCCACCGAACGCAGCAGCTTTGTCGATTTCTTCGGGAACGAGGTGACCGAACTGGTCCTGCCCGCCGGCCTGACGCAGTTGAGGTTCGACATGACGGGCCGCGTGCTGCGCCACCGGGACGAGACGGAACTGGACCTGTCGGCCACGCCCGCGAACCTTTCTCTGGACTTGGACGAGATCACCGATCTTGGCCCCCATTCGCCCCACCACTTCCTGCGCCCCTCGCCCCGCATTCCGCAGGTGGCGTCCATCACCGATTTCGCCCGCGCCGCCTGCGCCGATGCCGCCACCGTGCGCGAGGCGGTCGAGGCCCTGGGCCGCGCCATCCACGCCCATATGCGCTTTGACGCCGATGCCACCGAGGTGGATACCCCCATCGCCCAGGCCTTTGCCGGACAGAAGGGGGTTTGCCAGGATTTCTCGCAGATCATGATATCGGGGCTGCGCGGCCTGGGGATCCCCGGGGCCTATGTTTCGGGCTTCCTGCGCACGATCCCGCCGCCGGGCAAGCCCCGGCTGGAGGGGGCGGATGCCATGCACGCCTGGGTCCGCGCTTGGACCGGGGCCGAGGCGGGATGGTGCGAATACGATCCCACCAATGCCTGCTTCGTGGACGCCGATCATGTGACCATCGGCTATGGCCGCGATTATGGCGACGTGGCGCCGGTCACGGGGTCGATGCGTCTGGCTGGATCGCAGTCGGGCAGCCACAGCGTCGACATCCTGGCCGAGGATTAGGGCCGATTGTGCAGCATCGTCGAACACTGAAGCCAGCAATGCTGGTCTAATTCCTGTTAATTCATCGACTTATATCCATGTCATAGAAACGACAAACGAATGAGAGAACCGATGAAAACCCTTGCAACCGTTTTTGGCGCCCTGATCCTGGCAACCGGCACCGCACAAGCGGCCAGCTACAACTCGGGCAATTCCGATTCCGATATGCCGACCGCCCCCGTCGTCGCGACCAGTGCCGTGCAGGTCAAGGCCGCGGATGTCCTGTCCTCGAAGGAACTGGAACGGGCCGGGCTTGATGCCGATGCCGAACTGACCGTCAGCGACTTTACCGCCCCCGGCGAACGGTCCACCTATATCCGCTGACCGCGCCACGATGTCGAAAGCCGCCCCCTTGGGGCGGTTTTCCTTTTCCGCGGCACGGTGCATGGTGACGCATGGACATCAGCGTGTTTCGCACCTTTGTCAGCGTCGTTGACGAAGGCAGCTTTTCGACCGCCGCATTGCGGATGGGCATTTCCCGCAGCCTGTGCAGCAAGCACGTCGCGGATCTGGAGACGCATCTGGGCGTCCGCCTGTTGACGCGCACCACCCGCAAGGTGACGCCGACCCCCATGGGCCTGTCCTATAGCCGCGACCTGCGCGAGGTTCTGGCCCGGCTGGATGCCGCGACCGAATCGGTCAAGGACGCCTCGGGCAACCTGTCAGGCACGCTCAAGATCGGCAGCCCGATCTTTTATACGCTGAAGGTGCTGCAACCGCATCTGCTGGACTTCATGGAGCGCCATCGCGACGTCCAGTTGCAGATCGTGCTGGACGACGGCGCCAGCGACATCATCGGCGACGGCTTCGATGCCGTGATCCGCATCGGCAACCTCAAGGATTCGACCCTGTATGCGCGCAAGCTGCACACGGTCCGCATCATGCTTGTGGCGGCACCCGATTACCTTGACCGGAACGGCCGCCCGGAACGACCCGCCGACCTGCTGCGCCATCATTGCCTGCATTACACGAACCTGCCTGGCAACCTGACCTGGCCCCTGCGCCGGGGCAGCCGCACGATCCGCCAGCCGGTGCGGCCTAGCTTTTTCAGCAACAACACCGAATTGCTGCATTCCATGGCTGTGAATGGCAGGGGACTGGCGCTCTTGCCGGAATTCATCATCCGCGACGATGTCGAGGCAGGCAGGCTGGTGATCCTGATGCCCGAATACGCCCTGCCCGATCTGCCGGTAAGCCTGGTCTATCCCTCGGGCAAGCTGCTGACAGGGGCCATGCGCAGCTTCCTGGATTTCGCATCCAAGCTGCAACTCTCATGAAAAAGGCGCCCCGAAGGGCGCCTTTCCGGTCACTGTCCCATGCGGTCAGCAGCTGTAATACATCGCGTATTCGATCGGGTGGGGCGTATGCTCATAGGCATAAACCTCCTCCCATTTCAGCTTAATATAGGATTCCAACTGGTCGCGGGTGAAGACATCGCCCTGCAGCAGGAAGTCCATGTCCTTCTCCAGCTCCTCCAGCGCCTCGCGCAGGCTGCCGCAGACGGTCGGGATTTCGGCCAGTTCCTCGGGGGGCAGGTCGTACAGGTCCTTGTCCGACGCGGGGCCGGGGTCGATCCGGTTCTTGATCCCGTCCAGGCCCGCCATCAGCAGGGCCGCAAAGGCCAGATAGGGGTTGGCCGCCGGGTCGGGGAAACGGGCCTCGACGCGCTTGGCTTTCGGCGATTCCGTCCACGGAATACGGACGCAGCCCGACCGGTTGCGCGCGGAATAGGCCCGCAGCACCGGCGCCTCGAACCCCGGGATCAGCCGCTTGTAGCTGTTGGTGGCCGGGTTGGTCAGCGCGTTCAGCGCCTTGGCGTGCTTGAGGATGCCGCCGATGAAATACAGCGCGTCCTGGCTCAGATCGGCATATTTGTCGCCGGAAAACAACGGCTTGCCGTCCTTCCAGATCGACATATTGACGTGCATCCCCGACCCGTTGTCGCCCTTCATGGGCTTGGGCATGAACGTCACCGACTTGCCATAGGCATGGGCCACGTTGTGGATGACGTATTTGTATTTCTGGATGTTGTCGGCCTGTTCGACCAGACCGCCGAAGATCAGGCCCAGTTCGTGCTGCGCTGAGGCGACCTCGTGGTGGTGCTTGTCCACCTTCATGCCCATGCGCTTCATGGTGGACAGCATCTCGCCCCGGATGTCTTGGGCGGCATCGATGGGGTTGACCGGGAAATAGCCGCCCTTGTGGGCCGCGCGATGGCCGGTATTGCCCATCTCGTATTCGGTATCGGTGTTCCAGGCCGCATCGACAGAATCGATCTGGTAGGACACCTTTTGCGGCGAAACCTGGTAACGCACGTCGTCAAAGATGAAGAACTCGGCCTCGGGACCGAAATAGGCCGTGTCGCCGATGCCGGTCGATTTCAGATAGGCTTCGGCCTTGACGGCGGTTCCACGCGGATCGCGGCTGTAAGCCTCGCCCGTGTCGGGTTCTGCGACGTTGCAATGCACGCACAGCGTCTTTTCGGCATAGAACGGATCCAGATAAACCGAAGCCGGATCGGGGATCAGCTTCATGTCGGATTGGTCGATGGACTTCCAGCCGGCGATGGATGACCCGTCGAACATGAAGCCTTCCTCGAAGAAGTCTTCGTCGATAAGATCGACATCCAGCGTCACATGCTGAAGCTTGCCCTTGGGATCGGTGAAGCGGACGTCTACATAGGCGACCTCCTCGTCCTTCAGAAGCTTCAAAACGTCTTTGACCGTCATCTCTTCCCTTTCTGCGTAGGTGCGGCCCGGCCGTCCTGCCGGGCGCGATAATCCTGTTGGGATATTGTTCTTCTTGTGTTCAGACAGCGTCGTCGCCGGTTTCACCCGTGCGAATGCGGATTGCCTGCTCGACAGGCGATACGAAAATCTTGCCGTCGCCGATCTTTTCGGTGCGTGCCGCGCCGACGATGGCGTCAATGGCGGCATCGACCTGGTCGTCGGGCAGCACCATCTCGATCTTCACCTTGGGCAGGAAATCGACCACATATTCGGCGCCGCGATAAAGCTCGGTATGGCCCTTCTGGCGGCCAAAGCCCTTGACCTCGGTTACGGAAAGACCCTGCACGCCCACTTCCTGAAGCGCTTCCTTTACATCATCCAGCTTGAACGGCTTGATGATCGCCTCGATCTTCTTCATCGCAATGATCCTTCCTCGCGGCTTGTCTGACGCCTGATTGGCGGGTTTCATGGCGTGGGTAAACGGGATGCGGCACGGATTGCCCGCGCAAACGATCAGACCAAGGGTTTGTGCCTTTTTTTTGTGCGTTCCGATTAATAAAAGGGCAAATGTCATGCTGACAGGCACCGAAGTCCTGACCACCGCCCAAATGCGCGCCATCGAGTTTGCGGCAATGTCCAGTGGACAGGTGACGGGGCTGGAGTTGATGGAGCGGGCAGGACGTGCCGTCGCGGGCCAGATTCGGCTCCGCTGGTCCAAGGCGGGACGCGCGACGGTGCTGTGCGGTCCGGGCAACAACGGCGGCGATGGCTATGTCGTGGCGCGGCTGCTGCACCGGGCAGGCTGGCGGGTGCGGGTGCTGGGGATGGAGAACACGCCGGGACCGGATGCGGCCGAGATGAAGCGGCAGTGGCTTGAGATTGGTGGGGTCGCGCCGCTGACCGAGCAGGAGTTGCGGAGCGGGGCGGAAAGCGATGTCTATGTCGATGCGATCTTCGGGACCGGCCTGACTCGCGCCCCTGAGGGAGAGGTCTCCCAGGTTCTTGGGCATCTTGGCGGATCGGGCGGCGATACAGGCTATTATCGGCCCC harbors:
- a CDS encoding circularly permuted type 2 ATP-grasp protein, whose product is MSGGGAVAVGQPRSASYRPLPGVPDEMVGPDGTVRPLWRKLAAHLDALSDEDLTRDLSRADRYLLDSGVFYRQYGAGESTERPWPLSHIPVVLAEDDWTRIGQALKQRADLLEMVMADLYGPNALVASGQLPAALVAGNPEWLRPMVGVKPRGGHFLHFLAFELGRGPDGQWWVLADRTQAPSGAGYALENRVAIARAYSEHYPDGNVHRLAGFFRDFRDALQQQARDHDGRVAILTPGPMNETYFEHAYIARYLGFTLLEGDDLCVADDRLMVRTVQGMRQVDVLWRRLDGQYADPLELDAASRIGTPGMAAALRAGTVTMVNALGSGILETRALMAFLPQLAPELVRAPLAMPNIATWWCGTPSARAAVRASPRRMVLADALTTRPPFDPADDLIRAITLSPQALDRRLSQQGADLVAQEAVTLSTTPALVAGRLVPRPMTLRVYLARTADGWAVMPGGFARIGAGPDASAIAMQEGGAAADVWVVGRDPVPVITLARHASSADKRMIPGGLPARAADNLFWLGRYAERAEGIVRLMRAYHMRLAESGTAGAQLLEGFDPLFRQMGIDAKAPIPQRLLDSLAAAIGSASSVRDRFSPDAWSALHDIDRSARRMAPRVAPGDDAARALSALLRKLAGISGLVHENMYRFVGWRFLTIGRLHERAMGTAAALAVLCDPDAPEGALDLAIEIGDSVLTHRRRFALDASRTTVIDLLALDPLNPRALRHQIDGLREQVDTLPAANDHGALSPLAREVLRLHADLATADPDSLTTPALWSLRGRIAGLSDLLTKAYFP
- a CDS encoding transglutaminase family protein is translated as MLYRLRLSIRYDFARPTGAGRQLLRITPADLPGWQEVQQTAITITPQPTERSSFVDFFGNEVTELVLPAGLTQLRFDMTGRVLRHRDETELDLSATPANLSLDLDEITDLGPHSPHHFLRPSPRIPQVASITDFARAACADAATVREAVEALGRAIHAHMRFDADATEVDTPIAQAFAGQKGVCQDFSQIMISGLRGLGIPGAYVSGFLRTIPPPGKPRLEGADAMHAWVRAWTGAEAGWCEYDPTNACFVDADHVTIGYGRDYGDVAPVTGSMRLAGSQSGSHSVDILAED
- a CDS encoding LysR family transcriptional regulator translates to MDISVFRTFVSVVDEGSFSTAALRMGISRSLCSKHVADLETHLGVRLLTRTTRKVTPTPMGLSYSRDLREVLARLDAATESVKDASGNLSGTLKIGSPIFYTLKVLQPHLLDFMERHRDVQLQIVLDDGASDIIGDGFDAVIRIGNLKDSTLYARKLHTVRIMLVAAPDYLDRNGRPERPADLLRHHCLHYTNLPGNLTWPLRRGSRTIRQPVRPSFFSNNTELLHSMAVNGRGLALLPEFIIRDDVEAGRLVILMPEYALPDLPVSLVYPSGKLLTGAMRSFLDFASKLQLS
- the glnA gene encoding type I glutamate--ammonia ligase, producing the protein MTVKDVLKLLKDEEVAYVDVRFTDPKGKLQHVTLDVDLIDEDFFEEGFMFDGSSIAGWKSIDQSDMKLIPDPASVYLDPFYAEKTLCVHCNVAEPDTGEAYSRDPRGTAVKAEAYLKSTGIGDTAYFGPEAEFFIFDDVRYQVSPQKVSYQIDSVDAAWNTDTEYEMGNTGHRAAHKGGYFPVNPIDAAQDIRGEMLSTMKRMGMKVDKHHHEVASAQHELGLIFGGLVEQADNIQKYKYVIHNVAHAYGKSVTFMPKPMKGDNGSGMHVNMSIWKDGKPLFSGDKYADLSQDALYFIGGILKHAKALNALTNPATNSYKRLIPGFEAPVLRAYSARNRSGCVRIPWTESPKAKRVEARFPDPAANPYLAFAALLMAGLDGIKNRIDPGPASDKDLYDLPPEELAEIPTVCGSLREALEELEKDMDFLLQGDVFTRDQLESYIKLKWEEVYAYEHTPHPIEYAMYYSC
- a CDS encoding P-II family nitrogen regulator, whose amino-acid sequence is MKKIEAIIKPFKLDDVKEALQEVGVQGLSVTEVKGFGRQKGHTELYRGAEYVVDFLPKVKIEMVLPDDQVDAAIDAIVGAARTEKIGDGKIFVSPVEQAIRIRTGETGDDAV